The nucleotide sequence TGTAGTATGTATTACATGCATTATTACTATGTTTTTTCGTCATTATCTAATgtactttgtgtttatatttatattaggaGAGGACtctctaatgttgttataacttgtgtccaatcccttgtgctacttttgcaaataaaatatgtttaaactaaaacctGTAGAGTCACTGTAAAACACATACGTACATAAATGTATATGAGAAATAAAAGGTTTATTATGATTATAAACACATTATTGACATAGCTTTTTTCTAAATCGCTTAGCGAAACGTAGGTTGTTGAAAACTATTTCCTTCGAATTATTCTAATTACATAGATATATGACAtctatgaagatgtggtatgagtgccaatgataaaAAAATCGATTACATACATTGATACTTGTCGGTCTTTTCAACGATATAGATTTTTAAAGGCACTGTTTTATGCAAAAGCTTACTGTGGAAAAGCAggtattaattttgtactttttggAGGGGGGTTGTTATTTAAAAATCATTGCGTTATTTTTCTGCTGTTGAAATATCAGATATATTATATTACAGGCTTCCGTACTACGATTACAGACCTGTtgtttattattctatttttttcatatatatccTGCTTGGTAGAGGAGTTGAGATGTATAGGGACCATCATGTCCTTCACACTTTTGGTTTCCAGATGATTAATACAGAACCGCtttttgaaataaatcataatttgAATGAAAAGTTTTGGCTTtcttaaaaaatctttttaaatgagaaaaaccACGAAATACAGAATAATATGTATGTTCGTGAATTGTACTaatactgttctagagttatggaTTTTATTAGTTGAAAAATCTAAATATGTTTTCTGGATTTCtgaataacaaatgaaaaatcctttttgaaattgaataCTATTTGAGTGGAATGGTTTGAACCACTGAAGACAGGTTAAATTCTATTTTAATCATTTGGTTTTCTATCGTTGTAGAGCGTTGGTACTTTATGGTTAAAAATCATGTTGAGGTTTTCTGATAAGAACTATAATTATCATCCCTATTACCATAATAGACTTATAATTTACttgacaataaactcatcatagataccagaattaaattttgtacgcacgttttgtctacaaaaaactcatcagtaacgctcgaatccaaaaagttaagaaggcaaaataaagtacgaagttgaagagcattgaggaccgaaattcctaaaagttttgtttaatacagctaagttaatctattcatgaggtagaacagtcttagtatttcaaaacttcaaaagtTTTCCAAATAGTTAATTCACTTATGTTTGTGAAGGCCACATTGTTTAATGAGATTGGTTTGTTTCTACCGTATCTTTATTTATCTGATGTTCATAATAAACCACCAGTGATGTATGACTATTATCAAGCAAACAAAGAAATGTATTCTACAATTATGACTGAGAACACTATGTGTTCCTCGAGTAACCTTTAGCAGGTACGCCACATATAAAATGTGAGAGAATACAAAAACTAAAGTGACATAAAGGATAAAAAATGACTCAGCTCTTATTAAAATGTAAGATTTTATATAGCTATTATGTTAACAATTATATTGTAAGTCAGGTGTCAAAAAGAGTAGATGGTTGTAATCAGGTTTCTAAAGCTAAACATTGAATAGcaatatttcagtaaaattttgtcATAGCAAATTACAGGATTTGACTattattttaaattcttttttgtcATTAAGGTAACTAACTGTTTCGTTTTTTATACATCGAAGTCATTCAGATATCTGAGTGTTCCTGTTTAAGGTAAATTCAGGAAAGTGGTCCAACCGCAtacattttataaagttttgtttccattttattttacaaatgtttcaTGAATAAACATGTACATAATTATTTGATCACCCTATTTTTACATTGCTTTACACTTATTATCATTGtcttatcaaataataaaaaaggaaTGTGTTTAATTACGTGATATATAAGTCTCCAAGGGGGTTTATATTGGATATGATATGTAATCAACGTGGGCATGGAGAGGTTAGGAATCATATCATTTAATTGGAATTCTAGTGGATATCAGCCAAATGAACGCGTAACCTTAAATTCTCAGCCGAAACTGGTTATTCATAACAGGGACAAAATAATAGTTGATCACATTCTTCAGAAGTATGTTCCTATTCGAACAGAAAATGCGGGCAAAGACTGTCTCGTTATTGCTGACTTTCTTTTTGAAGTTAACTACACTTAATTTTGTTCGGACAATACCATTAAATAATTCAGATGACGCTGTGGTGGAGATGCCTTTAGTTACAAATAACCTGAAAGCACCGTTAGTGGCTGATCTCGATGTTTCTGCTTTAAACAAACAACTTAAGCATTATATAGATACAGCTATTTCTAAGACATTTACTGGTAAAGTTAAGGACATTGTTAAACATAGCCAAGATGAACTTAAAACTACAATGTTGTTAACCTATAAGGAAAGGTTACAGGAATCAAAGGCTGTGTATGAGAATTTAGCTCATTTGGTTGGCGGATTTAAATCTCGCTTAGAAAATGTATTCAGCGATTTGAAGGAGAATGTTACAGATTTGATAGATAATTTAGAAGAATGGAAGAAAGACTATACTCAAACAATTTCAGGTACAGATTTTTTTCGCTAAATGTTTGCGCTAATATAGACAAAATAAATTGGAACCTCTCCGAAGATATCGTGAAAGCAATTGTATTTATCAAAAATTTCATGAATTTCATAATGAAAAAACTTTGAGAAATTATTCAAACAATTTAAAGGTTTATTAAACCAATGTATGTTTTACCAGAAAAAGACCATTTTAAAGCTTAATAGGACTGTTAAAATGCCTTAGAATTAATCAATGTTCTTCCCTTCAAATTATTTgaagtttataaattattttgcttttgacatttatttttttacaaaatacaatgtATCTCTCATTTTGAACTTCATGATGTACTTAGGTTAGGTttaggaatttgtgtcaaatgttcgaacTCCTTTGTGTTTACCTttcgatacaaggtaaaatattttgccctataacgaccatttaacttttcatataagacttaatagctcataaaaagACATTTGCCAAAAaattaagcagattcttgattttttttctttttattttagacCCAAATAATACCCATGCAATTCTAAGTTCAAAGtacgagtcagccttttcccgccatatttgaaaaattaaatatctcgAAAAAGAGCTCCATGATCTATCaatattttagcttattttgttccttaactaatgctcttccaacttaaattatcaattttaaattcttattttttttaatttcagctaAATACATTATTAATGTACATTTATGCTAAAGATTTTAATAGTTATATGGATAGTTGTCGCCAAGTTCAATAACTTTATGTTTCCAACAGAGAAATACAGACCTATCGATGTACCAAGAGACTGTACTgacataaaagaaaataatatgaaGAGTGGCGTTTATACAATATTCCTTGCAGATAATGTTAATGATATTAAAGTCTATTGCGATATGGACGTGGATGGTGGTGGATGGATCGTAAGTTGATTGGTTTATATAAGTTTCCTGTTTTAAGGAGCGTACCACATACTGTGAATAATATAGATTTGAagcgtttaattttcataaagttttgacaaaatgTGTACTTTGGCCTTATATAACGTTTCAAGAGATTTAAACCACACGCTTAACAGGAATAATTTAATGGGAtatataacagtttgacaaacactgaaTCTGTCATTGAGAATcttgatttctgtttacttattttAAGGGATTAAAGCTTTGAACTATTTTAACGAGTTAACTCCCTTTGGCGTTCTGTATCTTCATAATTTGGATATTATTTCTACAGTTATATATTGTCAACGAAAATGTGAggaatacatgtacatcattgaGACAGcaatatattgataaaaataatgaaaagcaCATTTAGAAGGTATTCGAtttttggttttcaaatattttgttctcGAAAATAATCGAAGGGACAAAAATTGTCGAAACGCAAATCAATTGGcactttttttattatattcatttaCTGATTTAAAGTTTTCTACTAAagattatgtatatatatatttatatctatctaaatttgaaaaaaaaatataactaaacTGAAGCTATGGAAAGCATGCAAATTAGAAAACAAATCATGTAAACCAAGATGGCATCATAATACAGAGTTATTTTGGTTTTTCATTATTCGACATTTTaacacaaactttaaaaaaaaaacaaattaaatgag is from Mytilus galloprovincialis chromosome 6, xbMytGall1.hap1.1, whole genome shotgun sequence and encodes:
- the LOC143080750 gene encoding fibrinogen C domain-containing protein 1-A-like isoform X2, with the translated sequence MFLFEQKMRAKTVSLLLTFFLKLTTLNFVRTIPLNNSDDAVVEMPLVTNNLKAPLVADLDVSALNKQLKHYIDTAISKTFTGKVKDIVKHSQDELKTTMLLTYKERLQESKAVYENLAHLVGGFKSRLENVFSDLKENVTDLIDNLEEWKKDYTQTISEKYRPIDVPRDCTDIKENNMKSGVYTIFLADNVNDIKVYCDMDVDGGGWIVIQRRSERKVKFERTWNEYENGFGEVAGEHWLGNKYIHSLTNNGKFELRLNMETKDGEDIYALYKSFILGDAASQYQLTVNDYSGTAGDALQRQSSGKFSAIDCDNSGGRNDAISYGPWWHRGGSNTWLNDDQAENYWGKHRYIGRKTTMMIRRL
- the LOC143080750 gene encoding ficolin-2-like isoform X1, giving the protein MFLFEQKMRAKTVSLLLTFFLKLTTLNFVRTIPLNNSDDAVVEMPLVTNNLKAPLVADLDVSALNKQLKHYIDTAISKTFTGKVKDIVKHSQDELKTTMLLTYKERLQESKAVYENLAHLVGGFKSRLENVFSDLKENVTDLIDNLEEWKKDYTQTISEKYRPIDVPRDCTDIKENNMKSGVYTIFLADNVNDIKVYCDMDVDGGGWIVIQRRSERKVKFERTWNEYENGFGEVAGEHWLGNKYIHSLTNNGKFELRLNMETKDGEDIYALYKSFILGDAASQYQLTVNDYSGTAGDALQRQSSGNFSAIDRDNDRGHNYAVEYGPWWYTGGSNTWLNDDQRDNYWGKHDYIGRKTTMMIRRL